One region of Vigna angularis cultivar LongXiaoDou No.4 chromosome 10, ASM1680809v1, whole genome shotgun sequence genomic DNA includes:
- the LOC108334935 gene encoding probable inactive linolenate hydroperoxide lyase, whose amino-acid sequence MVSVFIIYETLRMNPPVPLQFGRARKDFRLTSHDSVYDVKKGELLCGFQELVMRDSLIFDEPDLFKPDRFTKEKGAQLLDYLYWSNGPQSGSPTLSNKHCAGKDVVALTAALLVAHLFRRYDSITGDSSSITALQKSK is encoded by the coding sequence ATGGTGAGTGTATTCATTATCTACGAAACGCTGCGTATGAACCCTCCAGTTCCGCTGCAGTTCGGTCGCGCTCGGAAGGACTTCCGTTTGACTTCTCACGACTCCGTTTACGACGTGAAGAAGGGGGAGTTGCTATGCGGCTTCCAGGAGCTCGTAATGAGAGACTCTCTCATCTTCGACGAACCGGACCTCTTTAAGCCGGACCGGTTCACGAAGGAAAAAGGGGCCCAATTGCTGGACTACTTGTACTGGTCCAATGGGCCTCAAAGTGGGTCACCCACTCTGTCCAATAAACATTGCGCCGGCAAGGACGTTGTCGCCCTCACTGCGGCCTTGCTTGTGGCTCACCTGTTTCGCAGGTATGATTCCATCACTGGCGATAGCAGTTCCATCACTGCCCTTCAAAAGTCTAAGTGA